One window of Thermacetogenium phaeum DSM 12270 genomic DNA carries:
- the sigE gene encoding RNA polymerase sporulation sigma factor SigE codes for MRAVVNWCWVLRLRLIGILKRIRCSAHIYYLGNHEALPPPLTSAEEMTLINKLETGDINVRNALIERNLRLVVYIARKFENTGIGIEDLVSIGTIGLIKAVNTFNPQRKIKLATYASRCIENEILMHLRRNNRTKAEVSFDEPLNIDWDGNELLLSDVLGTDNDVIYRHLEEEVDRNLLHTAVSKLSPRERKIMELRFGLRGAREKTQKEVADLLGISQSYISRLEKRIIRRLRKEICNYE; via the coding sequence AGAATAAGGTGTTCTGCCCACATTTATTACTTGGGGAATCATGAAGCACTACCGCCTCCTTTGACCAGTGCTGAGGAGATGACGCTGATAAACAAGCTGGAAACTGGTGATATTAATGTGAGAAATGCCCTCATTGAGAGGAACCTCAGGTTGGTTGTTTACATTGCGCGGAAGTTTGAAAACACCGGGATAGGTATTGAAGATCTCGTTTCTATCGGAACAATTGGTTTGATTAAGGCCGTCAATACCTTTAATCCGCAGCGCAAGATTAAACTGGCCACTTATGCATCGCGCTGTATAGAGAATGAGATTCTGATGCACCTGAGGCGCAACAACAGAACGAAGGCCGAGGTTTCCTTCGACGAACCTCTCAATATCGATTGGGACGGTAATGAGCTGCTGCTCTCGGACGTGTTGGGGACGGATAATGACGTGATTTACCGTCATCTAGAGGAGGAGGTCGACCGCAACCTCCTGCACACTGCCGTGAGCAAGCTGTCGCCGCGGGAGCGCAAGATCATGGAACTCCGCTTCGGGTTGCGAGGAGCCAGGGAAAAGACACAAAAGGAGGTTGCCGATCTGTTGGGAATTTCTCAGTCGTATATTTCCAGGCTGGAAAAGCGCATCATCAGGCGTTTGCGTAAGGAGATTTGTAATTACGAATGA
- the sigG gene encoding RNA polymerase sporulation sigma factor SigG, whose translation MVNKVEICGVNTAKLPVLSSQQMEELFRQVKAGDKTAREKLIKGNLRLVLSVIQRFTNRGEYVDDLFQVGCVGLIKAIDNFDLSQNVKFSTYAVPMIIGEIRRYLRDNNPIRVSRSLRDIAYKAIQVREVLLNKHSREPSLNEIADELNLPREEVIFAMDAIQEPVSLFEPIYHDGGDPIYVMDQIGDEKNQDSNWLEKISIREALRKLNNREKMILTMRFFEGKTQMEVAEEIGISQAQVSRLEKAALNHMRKYI comes from the coding sequence ATGGTTAACAAAGTAGAGATCTGCGGTGTGAATACGGCCAAGCTTCCAGTACTGAGCAGCCAGCAGATGGAGGAATTGTTTCGCCAGGTGAAAGCCGGTGATAAAACCGCCCGGGAAAAGCTTATTAAGGGAAATTTGCGCCTGGTTCTCAGCGTTATCCAGCGTTTTACCAATCGCGGCGAATATGTAGATGACCTCTTTCAAGTGGGGTGTGTTGGTCTTATCAAAGCCATCGATAACTTTGACTTAAGCCAGAATGTAAAGTTTTCTACCTACGCCGTGCCTATGATCATCGGGGAAATTCGCCGCTATCTTCGGGATAACAACCCGATTCGGGTGAGCCGTTCGTTAAGGGATATTGCCTATAAGGCAATCCAGGTTAGGGAGGTGCTGCTCAACAAGCATTCCCGGGAGCCGTCTCTCAACGAAATCGCAGATGAACTCAACCTGCCTCGCGAAGAGGTTATTTTTGCGATGGATGCCATCCAGGAACCGGTCAGTCTTTTTGAACCTATTTATCACGACGGGGGAGACCCCATTTACGTGATGGACCAGATCGGGGATGAAAAGAACCAGGACAGCAACTGGTTGGAGAAGATTTCTATCAGAGAGGCGCTCCGCAAGTTAAACAACAGGGAGAAGATGATTCTCACCATGCGCTTTTTTGAAGGGAAGACGCAGATGGAGGTGGCCGAAGAGATCGGTATTTCGCAGGCCCAGGTTTCCCGGCTGGAGAAAGCGGCCCTGAATCACATGCGGAAATACATCTGA
- the spoIIR gene encoding stage II sporulation protein R yields MMRREIGILLLLGFLGMGALFKYLDWVQVTKAFTANNLIRLHVIANSDERKDQEIKHLVRDRIVEALRDQLCRVNSYSEARDVVRRSLSSLSDIAREVVTAEGCSYPVRVEWGRFPFPAKSYGNLTLPEGEYEAVRLVLGEGEGSNWWCVLFPPLCFVDISGETSEFEETAVETLTQDTRQGDGERKDNTNKPGLKFRFFEYLQRDDGYLARIMKFGE; encoded by the coding sequence ATGATGAGGCGCGAGATCGGGATTTTGCTCTTACTAGGATTTTTGGGAATGGGTGCACTGTTTAAGTACCTCGATTGGGTTCAGGTGACAAAGGCATTTACGGCCAACAACCTGATCAGGCTGCATGTTATTGCCAACAGCGATGAGCGAAAGGATCAGGAAATAAAACATCTGGTTCGCGATCGGATTGTTGAGGCCTTGCGAGATCAGTTGTGTCGGGTGAACAGCTACAGTGAAGCGCGCGATGTTGTAAGAAGGAGCCTTTCTTCTCTGTCTGATATAGCTCGAGAAGTGGTTACAGCAGAGGGCTGCTCCTACCCGGTGCGGGTTGAATGGGGACGTTTTCCCTTTCCTGCAAAGTCCTACGGAAATCTCACGCTGCCGGAAGGGGAATATGAAGCAGTAAGGTTGGTGTTGGGTGAGGGAGAAGGCTCTAACTGGTGGTGTGTGCTTTTCCCTCCCCTGTGCTTTGTGGACATTTCCGGAGAGACATCGGAATTTGAAGAAACGGCTGTTGAGACTTTGACCCAGGATACGAGGCAAGGGGATGGGGAACGAAAGGACAACACTAATAAACCGGGCTTGAAGTTTCGCTTTTTCGAATATCTCCAGCGTGACGATGGGTATCTGGCAAGGATCATGAAATTTGGAGAGTGA
- a CDS encoding YlmC/YmxH family sporulation protein: MIKISELRLHDVINITDGKRLGMIKDIDIDVETGRIKAFILPGATKLFSFLSKSEEIVVPWEKIVRIGVDVILIELSSGGQPAAK; encoded by the coding sequence GTGATTAAAATATCAGAACTGCGACTGCACGATGTGATTAATATTACCGATGGCAAGAGATTGGGAATGATCAAGGATATCGATATTGACGTGGAGACAGGCCGTATCAAAGCCTTTATTTTGCCCGGTGCAACGAAATTATTTAGCTTCTTGAGTAAGAGCGAGGAGATCGTAGTACCGTGGGAGAAAATCGTTAGAATCGGGGTGGATGTAATTCTGATAGAGCTTTCATCTGGGGGGCAGCCGGCCGCTAAATAG
- the nrdR gene encoding transcriptional regulator NrdR, translating into MRCPFCKTGESRVVDSRSLDNGSTIRRRRECFSCGRRFTTYERLEEIPLWVIKKDGRRELFSRDKILTGIMKACEKRPTALETLSDMVDEIERELREQPETEVSSKVIGQMVMDRLLQLDKVAYVRFASVYREFKDVGEILDCLEELGVKEGN; encoded by the coding sequence ATGCGCTGTCCGTTTTGTAAGACGGGAGAATCGCGAGTTGTGGATTCCCGTTCATTGGACAATGGTTCTACCATCAGGAGGAGAAGGGAATGTTTTTCCTGCGGAAGGAGATTTACGACCTATGAGCGCCTTGAAGAGATACCGCTTTGGGTGATCAAAAAGGACGGAAGGAGAGAGCTGTTCAGCCGGGATAAGATCCTGACCGGTATCATGAAAGCCTGTGAAAAAAGGCCTACGGCCTTGGAAACCCTATCCGATATGGTCGATGAAATTGAACGGGAGCTTAGAGAACAACCCGAAACAGAAGTCTCCAGCAAGGTCATCGGACAGATGGTTATGGATCGGCTGTTACAGCTGGACAAGGTGGCCTATGTAAGGTTTGCTTCTGTTTACCGGGAATTCAAAGATGTGGGAGAAATCCTTGACTGCCTGGAAGAGTTAGGGGTCAAGGAGGGTAATTAA
- the nrdD gene encoding anaerobic ribonucleoside-triphosphate reductase, producing MFTKIRKRDGREVPFDDTKITDAIFKAARAVGGEDRETAVSLTLDVLRMLKEKYNGQVFSVEDVQDVVEKVLIERGHARTAKAYILYRDKRTRIREAKTELMDVVEEIIKETDRDNANVGNSPSAKMLQIASAASKNYYLNRLLDEDFSLAHRRGDIHIHDLDFYATTLNCLQIPLDVLLKNGFDNGHGYIRPPKRPSSATALAAIILQSSQNDMYGGQSFPFFDRQMAPFVEGADDDEVYQAMEALVYNLNSMHSRAGSQVPFSSLNLGTDTSEAGRKVTRNLLLAYEAGLGHGENPIFPNVIFRLKKGVNFENGDPNYDLFQLAVRVASKRLNPTFSFMDSSFNRKYGDQVAYMGCRTRVMANRRGPEETARRGNLSFTTINLPRLAIKAERNMKLFYSLLDEMVELAIRQLYHRFKVQCRLRVKDIPFVMGQRLYMGSEDLKPEDSIEPAIVNGTLSVGIIGLAETLVSLTGYHHGQSEESQAVGLEIVKHIREKVNEACERFDLNYTFLATPAEGLCGRFIALDRKEFGIIPGVTDKEYYTNSFHIPVNYPISIFDKIRIEGEYHKYFDAGHISYVELASPPQHNQQAVEAIIRHMADCDMGYAGINYPVDFCCGCNLLGVINESVCPRCGSSEIRRVRRITGYLSTVDRFNDGKLAELRDRITHFQ from the coding sequence TTGTTTACTAAGATCAGAAAAAGGGATGGAAGAGAAGTACCATTCGATGACACCAAAATCACCGATGCCATCTTTAAAGCAGCACGTGCCGTTGGAGGGGAGGACAGGGAGACCGCGGTTTCCCTTACCCTGGATGTCCTGCGGATGCTGAAAGAAAAATACAACGGTCAGGTCTTTAGCGTAGAAGACGTCCAGGACGTTGTGGAAAAGGTGCTGATCGAGAGGGGACATGCCCGCACCGCCAAGGCTTATATACTTTACAGGGATAAGCGCACGCGCATTCGCGAGGCTAAGACAGAACTGATGGATGTGGTTGAAGAGATCATTAAGGAAACCGATCGAGACAACGCCAATGTGGGCAATTCTCCTTCGGCTAAGATGCTGCAGATCGCCAGTGCCGCCAGCAAGAACTACTACCTGAACAGGCTGCTTGATGAAGACTTTTCCCTAGCCCACAGGCGGGGGGATATCCATATTCACGATTTGGACTTCTACGCAACAACCCTTAATTGTCTGCAGATTCCTCTCGATGTTCTGTTGAAGAATGGGTTTGATAACGGACATGGCTATATCAGGCCGCCAAAGCGTCCTTCCTCGGCAACGGCTCTGGCAGCAATTATTCTGCAAAGCTCCCAGAACGACATGTACGGGGGACAGTCCTTCCCTTTCTTCGATCGGCAGATGGCACCTTTTGTTGAAGGTGCTGATGACGATGAGGTTTATCAGGCAATGGAAGCCCTCGTGTATAACCTGAATTCGATGCACAGCAGAGCAGGCTCGCAGGTGCCGTTTTCATCCTTAAATCTGGGTACGGATACTTCAGAGGCAGGGCGCAAGGTAACCCGTAACCTTTTGCTGGCTTACGAGGCTGGTTTGGGGCATGGAGAAAATCCCATTTTTCCCAATGTGATCTTTCGGTTGAAGAAGGGCGTTAACTTTGAGAATGGAGATCCCAACTACGATCTCTTTCAGCTGGCTGTGCGCGTGGCCAGCAAAAGGCTGAATCCGACGTTCAGTTTTATGGACTCTTCCTTCAACAGAAAGTACGGAGACCAGGTGGCTTATATGGGCTGTCGCACCAGGGTGATGGCCAACCGCCGGGGGCCGGAGGAGACTGCCAGGAGAGGAAACCTCTCCTTCACAACGATAAACCTGCCGAGGCTGGCAATCAAAGCTGAGCGCAATATGAAGCTCTTTTATTCTCTGTTGGACGAGATGGTGGAACTCGCCATCAGACAGCTCTACCATCGCTTTAAAGTGCAGTGCAGATTGCGGGTTAAGGACATTCCCTTTGTCATGGGGCAGAGGCTCTACATGGGATCTGAAGATTTAAAACCTGAGGACTCTATAGAGCCGGCCATCGTCAATGGAACGCTTTCCGTGGGAATAATCGGTCTGGCGGAGACCCTGGTGTCCCTTACAGGCTACCATCACGGCCAGAGCGAGGAGTCCCAGGCGGTAGGGCTGGAAATCGTGAAGCACATCCGTGAAAAGGTGAACGAAGCCTGTGAGCGTTTTGACTTAAATTATACCTTCCTGGCCACACCTGCGGAGGGGTTATGCGGGAGGTTTATAGCGTTGGACAGGAAAGAATTCGGGATCATCCCCGGTGTTACTGATAAGGAGTACTATACGAATTCGTTCCACATCCCCGTCAACTATCCCATCAGCATTTTCGATAAGATCAGGATAGAGGGGGAGTATCACAAGTACTTCGATGCCGGCCACATCAGCTATGTGGAGCTGGCCTCCCCTCCGCAGCATAACCAGCAGGCGGTGGAGGCTATCATCAGGCACATGGCGGATTGTGACATGGGTTACGCAGGGATCAACTACCCGGTGGATTTTTGCTGTGGATGTAATTTGCTCGGTGTTATCAACGAGTCTGTTTGCCCGCGCTGCGGTTCTTCTGAGATTCGCCGCGTGCGCCGGATCACCGGTTACTTGAGTACTGTTGATCGCTTCAATGACGGCAAGCTGGCGGAGTTGCGCGACCGGATAACACATTTTCAATAA